One region of Mycolicibacterium rhodesiae NBB3 genomic DNA includes:
- a CDS encoding FUSC family protein, giving the protein MTTGSRVVEALKPPTPDIGAVARGLIAVLAMSLLALAVGSGAAAVWAAGAGIVCASIALQDSPGGRVQLVAIVALQMGAAVFLGSLTSAYTVAFVIVVAVWCLGAGMQWALGNNAGLVAAAGTALLVIAPTDVPSATSVALPTLLTIAAGFVQAALVAVWPPQRWRTQSDALAWAYRSLAADARRIAADRDSPLEAAQLTWLRDAFADTQATRRPAAYHGGHRLPERLMGALLALRGSSGDERDRISHMLNDAAVALDAIAENKHNARREAEHALVRVDTAVMALKGPEGPAAQRFSKQLQEAAEFRFPDLLQPDVMNPLRAAMTEVRKHLTRTSPILRHAVRLSVAVALAVAADRFAPIAHGHWIALTVLFVLRPETAHTYTRCVGRVGGAAGGIVLASLVTTIWQPTGVIAAMLTVACLAITFWVVRFGYLATSAGVAAAVVFLLEIDTAAAGATVEDRLFSVVIGGGLAVVAHVVLPDHALTRLRQRAGELLKTEIDYAATVVRAFVHELDHPADAMSAAWQRAFRARAAFEAASGAARMDSRELRRWLRSYRAALNAVTSACTTLERSLPTQSPTTLTPDFITAVDDYVEALRGAPPNPALPWTVDVAALTAAEKNVRDRAGSLPGDIGAGRVLVSEIATITRSLVGIVPNREPTSAG; this is encoded by the coding sequence GTGACCACCGGCAGCCGCGTCGTCGAGGCGTTGAAGCCGCCCACCCCGGACATCGGCGCGGTGGCCCGCGGGCTGATCGCGGTCCTGGCGATGTCTCTGCTCGCACTGGCCGTCGGCAGCGGTGCCGCCGCCGTGTGGGCGGCCGGTGCCGGAATCGTCTGCGCGTCCATTGCGTTGCAGGACAGCCCCGGCGGACGCGTGCAGCTCGTCGCCATCGTGGCGCTGCAGATGGGCGCGGCCGTCTTCCTCGGTTCGTTGACGTCGGCGTACACCGTCGCCTTCGTGATCGTCGTCGCGGTGTGGTGCCTGGGTGCTGGGATGCAATGGGCGCTCGGCAACAATGCGGGTCTCGTCGCAGCGGCCGGAACCGCGCTACTGGTCATCGCGCCGACCGACGTGCCGTCGGCGACCTCTGTCGCCCTGCCCACGCTTCTCACGATCGCGGCGGGATTCGTCCAGGCGGCACTGGTCGCGGTCTGGCCACCACAACGATGGCGGACGCAAAGCGATGCGTTGGCGTGGGCGTACCGGTCTCTGGCCGCCGACGCCAGGCGCATCGCCGCGGATCGCGACTCGCCGCTGGAAGCGGCTCAGTTGACGTGGTTGCGGGATGCCTTCGCAGACACCCAAGCCACCAGGCGACCAGCGGCCTACCACGGCGGGCACCGGCTACCCGAACGATTGATGGGGGCATTGCTGGCACTGCGCGGTTCCTCCGGGGATGAGCGCGACCGTATTTCGCACATGCTGAACGACGCGGCGGTGGCCCTCGACGCGATCGCCGAGAACAAGCACAACGCACGGCGCGAAGCCGAGCACGCCCTGGTGCGCGTCGACACCGCTGTCATGGCGCTGAAGGGCCCAGAAGGACCCGCGGCGCAACGCTTCTCCAAGCAGCTGCAGGAGGCCGCCGAGTTCCGGTTCCCCGATCTCCTCCAACCCGACGTGATGAACCCACTACGGGCGGCCATGACCGAAGTCCGCAAGCACCTGACCCGGACGTCGCCGATCCTGCGCCACGCCGTGCGGCTGTCGGTCGCTGTCGCGCTGGCGGTCGCTGCAGACCGCTTCGCGCCGATCGCTCACGGTCACTGGATCGCACTGACCGTCCTCTTTGTGCTGCGGCCGGAGACGGCACACACCTACACCCGCTGCGTCGGACGCGTCGGTGGCGCGGCCGGTGGAATCGTCCTCGCGTCGCTTGTGACCACGATCTGGCAGCCGACGGGTGTGATTGCCGCAATGCTGACCGTTGCGTGTCTGGCCATCACCTTCTGGGTGGTGCGGTTCGGTTATCTCGCGACGAGCGCGGGAGTGGCCGCGGCGGTGGTGTTCCTGTTGGAGATCGACACGGCCGCGGCGGGAGCGACGGTGGAAGACCGGCTGTTCTCGGTGGTGATCGGCGGCGGACTGGCTGTGGTGGCACACGTGGTGTTACCCGATCACGCGTTGACACGCCTGCGACAGCGTGCCGGCGAGCTACTGAAGACCGAGATCGATTATGCGGCAACGGTGGTCAGAGCATTCGTTCATGAACTCGATCACCCGGCCGACGCGATGTCGGCGGCGTGGCAGCGAGCGTTTCGGGCGCGGGCGGCATTCGAGGCGGCGTCCGGCGCGGCGAGGATGGACTCACGGGAACTGCGTCGCTGGCTGCGCTCCTACCGCGCGGCGCTCAACGCGGTCACCAGTGCGTGCACGACGCTGGAACGTAGCCTGCCGACGCAGTCGCCGACGACACTCACGCCCGATTTCATCACCGCCGTCGACGACTACGTCGAAGCGCTGCGGGGTGCACCGCCGAATCCCGCACTGCCGTGGACGGTCGACGTCGCCGCGCTGACGGCGGCCGAAAAGAACGTGCGAGACCGCGCCGGATCGCTTCCCGGAGACATCGGCGCCGGTCGCGTGCTGGTGTCCGAGATCGCCACCATCACGCGCAGTTTGGTCGGCATCGTCCCTAACCGCGAGCCCACTTCGGCTGGATGA
- a CDS encoding SH3-like domain-containing protein, producing the protein MSTAAERAAQLELTSRLRSAYPELPDAPTPDMLDPGRIKAYWKPVHDVGGEPDAPMKYENKQYEEWEHMTYVMCEVLGWRGIWLSEERRRIGNVDVGRAQYLGLPYYGRWLIAVARVLVEKHHIGLSELSERMAEVKERYAGGLDGRKPEAEPKSEGDGAGVKRNSHAEEADGKGDPGCYAGQAGEAKFKVGDPVVVRELPVIFYTRTPEYVRGANGEIEALAYETPAAEDETWDREVKPEWMYVVKFNMAELFYGYTGTANDVISTEIPERWLESAK; encoded by the coding sequence ATGAGCACTGCAGCGGAGCGCGCGGCTCAACTAGAACTGACTTCCCGATTGAGGTCGGCATATCCCGAACTGCCCGATGCGCCGACCCCGGACATGTTGGACCCCGGTCGTATCAAGGCGTACTGGAAGCCCGTCCACGATGTCGGCGGTGAGCCCGATGCGCCGATGAAGTACGAAAACAAGCAATACGAGGAGTGGGAGCACATGACGTATGTCATGTGCGAGGTCCTCGGCTGGCGCGGCATCTGGCTTTCGGAGGAGCGCAGAAGGATCGGCAATGTCGACGTCGGACGCGCACAGTATCTGGGACTCCCGTACTACGGCCGCTGGCTGATCGCCGTAGCCCGGGTGCTGGTCGAGAAGCATCACATCGGTCTGTCCGAGCTCAGCGAGCGGATGGCAGAGGTCAAGGAACGTTACGCAGGCGGGCTCGACGGCCGAAAGCCAGAGGCCGAGCCCAAGTCCGAAGGTGACGGCGCGGGCGTGAAGCGCAACTCCCATGCCGAGGAAGCCGACGGCAAGGGCGATCCAGGGTGCTACGCCGGACAGGCCGGAGAGGCGAAGTTCAAGGTCGGCGACCCGGTCGTGGTGCGCGAGCTTCCGGTGATCTTCTATACCCGCACGCCTGAGTACGTACGAGGCGCGAACGGCGAGATCGAGGCCCTGGCCTACGAGACGCCCGCCGCCGAGGACGAGACCTGGGACAGAGAGGTGAAGCCGGAGTGGATGTACGTCGTGAAGTTCAACATGGCCGAGTTGTTCTACGGCTACACCGGAACAGCGAATGACGTCATCTCCACAGAAATCCCCGAACGTTGGTTGGAATCCGCGAAATAG
- the scnC gene encoding thiocyanate hydrolase subunit gamma, which produces MTDHDHDHDHDRTVAPMVDEITDFEVLEIALRELCIEKGIFTAEDHRLMTEFAEQIGPTPAARLVAKAWLDPKFKELALAEPMTASKEVGVDWLHPTGWGTPSDFTAFQILADTRTVHNVIVCALCSCYPRPILGNSPEWYRTPNYRRRLVRWPRQVLAEFGLYLPDEVTVHVQDSNQKHRFMVMPLQPEGTEDWTEDQLVEIITRDCLIGVALPKAGVTTNMIVDTRPAIHPGNAG; this is translated from the coding sequence ATGACTGACCACGACCACGACCATGACCATGACCGCACTGTCGCCCCGATGGTCGACGAGATCACCGACTTCGAGGTTCTGGAGATCGCCCTGCGCGAACTGTGCATCGAGAAGGGCATCTTCACCGCCGAAGATCACCGGCTCATGACCGAGTTCGCCGAGCAGATCGGGCCGACACCCGCCGCGCGTCTGGTCGCCAAGGCGTGGCTCGACCCTAAGTTCAAGGAACTCGCCCTCGCGGAACCGATGACGGCCAGCAAGGAGGTCGGCGTCGACTGGCTGCACCCCACGGGCTGGGGGACACCGAGCGACTTCACCGCATTTCAGATCCTCGCCGACACTAGGACCGTGCACAACGTGATTGTCTGCGCGTTGTGCTCGTGCTACCCGAGACCGATCCTCGGCAACTCACCCGAGTGGTACCGCACACCGAATTACCGCCGGCGCCTTGTTCGCTGGCCGCGGCAGGTCCTCGCCGAGTTCGGGCTTTACCTACCCGACGAGGTCACCGTCCATGTGCAGGATTCCAACCAGAAGCACCGCTTCATGGTGATGCCCCTTCAACCAGAGGGCACCGAGGACTGGACCGAGGATCAGCTCGTCGAGATCATCACCCGCGACTGCCTGATCGGTGTGGCGCTGCCCAAGGCAGGCGTCACCACCAACATGATCGTCGACACCCGCCCCGCGATTCACCCGGGTAACGCGGGATGA
- a CDS encoding EthD domain-containing protein encodes MEKVIIALQRADSDEAWCTRMRTDVAADLLELGLPGVAINVRDDVVRHSLMTLTVLDPPVVGFVTVWAHQYYAEPVTAAVARLESEADRVAAYLVTESVPLPPPVTAAGARTDGFANIALLRRPTDLDEATWRQRWHINHTPVAIETQSTFGYTQNAVVRALTPGAPAIDAIVEELFPEAAVTDLHAFFGAPDDDELSRRMERMVASTTAFGANRDVDTVPTSRYVYRTPFVADNRIG; translated from the coding sequence GTGGAGAAAGTCATCATCGCGCTGCAGCGTGCCGATTCCGACGAGGCATGGTGCACGCGGATGCGCACCGACGTCGCGGCCGACCTACTCGAACTCGGCCTGCCGGGAGTGGCGATCAACGTGCGCGACGACGTGGTGCGCCATTCCCTCATGACGCTGACGGTCCTCGACCCCCCGGTCGTCGGCTTCGTCACGGTGTGGGCCCATCAGTACTACGCAGAGCCGGTGACCGCGGCTGTGGCGCGGCTGGAGTCCGAGGCGGACCGCGTGGCCGCCTACCTTGTCACCGAATCGGTACCGCTGCCGCCGCCCGTGACGGCAGCAGGAGCGCGCACGGACGGCTTCGCCAACATCGCACTATTGCGCAGGCCGACTGACCTGGACGAGGCGACGTGGCGACAGCGTTGGCACATCAACCACACACCGGTGGCCATCGAAACGCAGTCGACGTTCGGGTACACCCAGAACGCCGTGGTGCGCGCGCTGACCCCGGGCGCCCCGGCGATCGACGCGATTGTGGAAGAGCTGTTCCCCGAAGCGGCGGTCACCGATCTGCACGCGTTCTTCGGTGCCCCCGACGACGACGAGCTGAGCCGGCGCATGGAACGAATGGTCGCAAGTACCACCGCGTTCGGTGCGAATCGGGACGTGGACACGGTGCCGACGAGCCGGTACGTCTATCGGACGCCGTTCGTCGCCGACAACAGGATCGGGTGA
- a CDS encoding TIGR03618 family F420-dependent PPOX class oxidoreductase, translating to MTTLDEAFALAAGESGLAVVSTVRADNTVQASLVNVGVLPHPATGHPALGFVTYGKVKLANLRGRPQLAVTFRNGWQWATVEGRAELAGPDDPQAWVTDGDQLRLLLREVFTAAGGTHSDWDEYDRVMAEQRRTVVLIAPTRVYSNG from the coding sequence ATGACGACGCTCGACGAGGCGTTTGCGCTGGCGGCAGGTGAAAGTGGGCTTGCGGTGGTGTCAACTGTCCGGGCAGACAACACCGTTCAGGCATCCCTGGTCAATGTGGGGGTGCTGCCGCATCCCGCGACCGGACACCCTGCGCTCGGGTTCGTCACGTACGGGAAAGTCAAACTGGCGAACCTGCGGGGTCGGCCACAACTCGCGGTGACGTTCCGCAATGGTTGGCAATGGGCCACCGTGGAAGGCCGAGCCGAGTTGGCGGGGCCTGACGATCCGCAGGCGTGGGTGACCGATGGGGACCAACTGCGACTGTTATTGCGCGAGGTGTTCACCGCCGCGGGCGGAACTCACAGCGATTGGGACGAATACGACCGAGTGATGGCAGAGCAGCGGCGCACCGTCGTGCTAATCGCACCCACCCGGGTGTACAGCAACGGTTAG
- a CDS encoding enoyl-CoA hydratase/isomerase family protein, whose protein sequence is MILQIADDQRVRTLTLNRPEVLNAFNEELYLATATALTEAAADPEVAVVLLTGAGRAFSAGNDLNEMQRRITDPTFNEQGSHFTTMISALADFTKPLICAVNGVGVGIGATILGYADLVFMSSTARLKTPFTSLGVAPEAASSYLLPRLMGRQNAAWLLLSSEWVGAEEAREMGLVWKVCEPDDLLPEARRHAEILASRPISSLMAVKQTIAAPTREGIDAATARENEHFAVLMGAAANAAALADFTGKGK, encoded by the coding sequence GTGATTCTCCAGATTGCCGACGACCAGCGGGTCCGGACGCTGACGCTCAATCGGCCAGAGGTGCTCAACGCCTTCAACGAAGAGCTGTATCTTGCGACCGCGACCGCGCTGACCGAGGCGGCGGCGGATCCGGAGGTCGCCGTGGTGTTGCTGACCGGCGCGGGGCGGGCGTTCAGCGCGGGCAACGACCTCAACGAAATGCAGAGGCGCATCACCGATCCCACCTTCAATGAGCAGGGCAGCCACTTCACGACGATGATCTCGGCACTCGCGGACTTCACCAAACCGCTGATCTGCGCGGTGAACGGAGTCGGGGTGGGTATCGGCGCGACCATCCTCGGCTACGCCGATCTGGTGTTCATGTCCTCGACCGCGCGGCTGAAGACCCCGTTCACCAGCCTGGGCGTCGCGCCGGAAGCGGCGTCGTCGTACCTGTTGCCGCGTTTGATGGGCCGACAGAACGCCGCCTGGCTGCTGCTGTCCTCCGAATGGGTCGGTGCCGAGGAGGCGCGCGAGATGGGCCTGGTGTGGAAGGTGTGCGAGCCCGACGATCTCCTGCCCGAGGCCCGCCGGCATGCCGAAATCCTTGCCTCCCGCCCGATTTCGAGTCTGATGGCGGTGAAACAAACCATCGCCGCGCCGACGCGCGAGGGGATCGACGCTGCGACGGCGCGGGAGAACGAACACTTCGCCGTATTGATGGGCGCCGCCGCGAACGCGGCCGCCCTCGCCGATTTCACCGGCAAGGGGAAGTAG
- a CDS encoding (2Fe-2S)-binding protein → MFVCLCVGVTSHDVDKVVANGACTSKQIAEACGAGGDCGRCRRTLRAIIATHHDSAGCPSKNNCPRKPANGRESKSVSR, encoded by the coding sequence ATGTTCGTATGCCTGTGCGTAGGAGTGACGAGTCACGACGTCGACAAGGTCGTGGCCAACGGCGCCTGCACGTCGAAGCAGATCGCCGAAGCCTGCGGTGCCGGCGGTGACTGCGGGCGGTGCCGGCGCACGCTGCGCGCCATCATCGCCACCCATCACGACTCCGCCGGCTGCCCGTCGAAGAACAATTGCCCCCGCAAACCGGCCAACGGACGCGAGTCCAAATCCGTAAGCCGCTAG
- the bfr gene encoding bacterioferritin — MQGDPDVLKLLNEQLTSELTAINQYFLHSKMQANWGFTELAEYTRKESFEEMQHAEAITDRILLLDGLPNYQRLFSLRIGQTLREQFEADLAIEYEVLARLRPGIIMCREKEDATSANLLEKILANEEDHIDYLETQLELMVKLGEELYSAQCVSRPPGHA; from the coding sequence ATGCAAGGCGATCCCGACGTTCTGAAATTGCTCAACGAGCAATTGACGAGCGAGCTGACGGCGATTAATCAATATTTCCTACATTCGAAGATGCAGGCCAATTGGGGATTCACCGAATTGGCTGAATACACTCGTAAAGAGTCGTTTGAGGAAATGCAGCACGCGGAAGCGATCACCGACCGAATCCTGCTTCTCGACGGGCTCCCGAACTATCAGCGTCTGTTCTCCCTGCGAATCGGTCAGACGCTGCGTGAACAATTCGAGGCCGATCTGGCGATCGAATACGAAGTACTCGCTCGCCTCCGGCCGGGCATCATCATGTGCCGCGAGAAGGAAGACGCCACTTCGGCGAATCTGCTCGAGAAGATCCTGGCCAACGAAGAAGATCACATCGACTACCTCGAGACCCAGCTCGAGCTGATGGTGAAGCTCGGCGAGGAGCTGTACTCGGCCCAGTGCGTGTCCCGGCCGCCTGGCCACGCATAA
- a CDS encoding MDR family MFS transporter — protein sequence MTSTQADAAVADSNSPSALISPQRRNIIFVAVLLGMLLAALDQTIVATALPTVVADLGGAGHQSWVVTSYLLASTIVTAVVGKLGDLFGRKAVFQASVLFFLAGSILCGLAGSMTMLVASRALQGIGGGAMMVTAMAVIGEVIPLRERGRYQGALGAVFGVTTVIGPLLGGFFTDHLTWRWAFWINVPIGIIVIVVGTMAIPSLAKAAKPVIDYAGMLFIGLAASGLTLATSWGGSTYAWSSPMIIGLFAASLVALAIFVRVESRTPEPILPIRLFASPVFTVCCILGFIVGFAMLGALTFLPTFMQFVNGVSATESGMRTLPMVAGMLITSIGSGQIVGRTGRYKVFPVAGTAAMALGFLLLSQMGAATPLWQQSMNLFVLGAGIGLCMQVLILVVQNTSSFSDLGVATSGVTFFRTIGSSFGAAIFGSLFANFLTSRIPGALAASGAPVRAADSPQALHALSPEMAAPIVDAYADSLGTVFLCGVPVAIVGFVVSLFLKEVRLREIETVSASDLGEGFGMPSTESPEQILEVAIGRIFRDSPEIRLRSLAQLPGCHLDVTQMWALLQIYRQNQVFGMATLTDIAERLRVPYEVIEPTFDRLIRDGFVLGTAGKLWLTQSGMKQVNAISGLIVGRIVDKLATSSSFEGRPDRLQVEAALERIVHRMLLQQSWTEDRGDLVAAR from the coding sequence ATGACGAGTACGCAAGCGGACGCGGCCGTCGCGGATTCCAACTCGCCCAGCGCGCTGATCAGCCCGCAGCGCCGCAACATCATCTTCGTTGCGGTACTGCTCGGCATGCTGTTGGCCGCGCTGGATCAGACCATCGTTGCGACCGCGCTGCCGACTGTCGTCGCAGACCTGGGCGGAGCGGGTCATCAGTCGTGGGTGGTGACCAGTTACCTGCTGGCGTCGACGATCGTCACCGCGGTAGTCGGCAAACTCGGCGATCTGTTCGGGCGCAAGGCGGTCTTCCAGGCGTCGGTGCTGTTCTTCCTCGCAGGGTCCATCCTGTGCGGGCTGGCCGGATCGATGACGATGTTGGTCGCCTCGCGCGCGCTGCAGGGTATCGGCGGCGGCGCGATGATGGTCACGGCGATGGCCGTCATCGGCGAGGTCATCCCATTGCGTGAGCGGGGGCGCTATCAGGGCGCGCTAGGCGCGGTGTTCGGCGTCACCACGGTCATCGGCCCGCTGCTCGGCGGCTTTTTCACCGACCATCTGACATGGCGGTGGGCGTTCTGGATCAACGTCCCGATCGGAATCATCGTGATCGTGGTCGGCACCATGGCCATCCCGTCGTTGGCCAAGGCCGCCAAGCCGGTGATCGACTATGCGGGCATGCTGTTCATCGGTCTTGCCGCGTCCGGTCTGACGCTGGCCACCAGCTGGGGCGGCAGCACATACGCATGGTCGTCCCCGATGATCATCGGCCTGTTCGCCGCATCCCTCGTCGCGCTGGCGATCTTCGTCCGGGTGGAATCCCGGACCCCGGAGCCGATTCTGCCGATCCGGTTGTTCGCGAGCCCCGTGTTCACGGTGTGCTGCATCCTCGGGTTCATCGTCGGCTTCGCGATGCTCGGTGCGCTGACGTTCCTGCCCACCTTCATGCAATTCGTCAACGGCGTCTCGGCGACGGAGTCGGGCATGCGGACCCTGCCGATGGTGGCGGGAATGTTGATCACCTCGATCGGAAGTGGGCAGATCGTCGGCCGCACGGGCCGATACAAGGTGTTCCCCGTCGCCGGTACCGCCGCCATGGCGCTCGGATTCCTGTTGCTGTCACAGATGGGTGCCGCCACTCCACTCTGGCAACAGTCGATGAACCTGTTCGTCCTCGGCGCGGGTATCGGGCTGTGCATGCAGGTCCTGATTCTCGTCGTCCAGAACACGTCCAGTTTCTCCGATCTCGGGGTTGCCACGTCTGGGGTCACCTTCTTCCGGACCATCGGAAGCTCTTTCGGTGCAGCTATTTTCGGTTCACTGTTCGCCAACTTCCTCACGAGCCGGATCCCGGGGGCGTTGGCGGCCAGTGGCGCGCCGGTTCGTGCTGCGGATTCTCCGCAGGCGTTACACGCGTTGTCGCCCGAGATGGCGGCACCGATCGTCGACGCGTACGCGGACTCACTGGGGACGGTCTTTCTGTGTGGCGTGCCTGTCGCGATAGTCGGCTTCGTCGTCTCGCTCTTCCTCAAAGAGGTGCGACTGCGTGAGATCGAGACGGTGTCGGCCAGTGACCTCGGCGAGGGATTCGGCATGCCGAGCACCGAGTCGCCCGAACAAATATTGGAAGTGGCGATCGGGCGGATCTTCCGCGACTCACCGGAAATTCGGCTGCGCAGTCTCGCCCAACTTCCGGGATGCCATCTCGACGTCACCCAGATGTGGGCGCTGCTGCAGATCTACCGACAGAACCAGGTCTTCGGCATGGCCACCCTCACCGACATCGCCGAACGGCTGCGGGTGCCCTACGAGGTCATCGAGCCGACGTTCGACAGGTTGATCCGCGACGGCTTTGTGTTGGGGACCGCCGGCAAGTTATGGCTGACGCAATCCGGGATGAAACAGGTCAATGCCATCTCCGGACTCATCGTGGGGCGCATCGTCGACAAGTTGGCCACGTCGTCGTCGTTCGAAGGCCGGCCGGATCGTCTTCAGGTGGAGGCCGCGCTCGAGCGCATCGTGCATCGGATGCTGTTGCAGCAGAGCTGGACCGAGGACCGCGGCGACCTGGTCGCCGCGCGCTGA
- a CDS encoding CHASE3 domain-containing protein, translating to MATISSNANAEQPGPRIPRRRYLGARLTVQGWLTVVLCVMGVIVIGSSVVVAVLLHRTDIATRQLADTISPARSTAFQLQAWMRDQETGVRGYVITGNPRFLEPYYAGRTAEDTAAAALRQRLSGHDDLLADLTAIETAVDQWRTSYAEPVIARVSPGRPYPLSQGEADSGKAQFDQLRSLFDTQNENLNAARTVARTQLQQDQTSLNRVLTGVLVAILATGLALSLLVRNAVARPVAAVAAACRRIATGDFEARIPVDGPSDIRGIAVDADGMRRRIVDELETSQAARAELHDSEELFRKSFNSSVAGKLMVIRANDQWSVERANPSAQDQLPGLHEAITDLGALMGQDAVAELSTAADSLADDGSARLTLQLADGRSLDVSIAVIGDKPEGIQFVLHFRDVTESERLRQLELEEMNRAAEVQRALVPGVLPATPGWGIGTFTSPARQVGGDFYDVRVDQPSIVLSLGDVMGKGMDAGMLAAATRTALRSNDPATTPSDVLNGAAGILDGDLRRISAFVTLSYVLVDMDSGGFRFADAGHGLLFVIRTTSGTVERLSSEDMPVGVGNHWRQLSDRLALGDMILLVSDGVLDLWGGSIEGLEDAIAQCANGNGMSPQGVVDYLCANAGELVDSDDVTAVALSRNG from the coding sequence ATGGCGACCATCAGTAGCAACGCGAACGCGGAGCAGCCCGGCCCCCGGATCCCACGGCGGCGGTACCTTGGTGCGCGCTTGACCGTGCAGGGTTGGTTGACGGTCGTGCTGTGCGTCATGGGCGTGATCGTCATCGGTAGTTCTGTCGTCGTCGCCGTTCTGCTGCACCGCACCGACATCGCCACCCGCCAGTTGGCAGACACCATTTCGCCGGCCCGTTCCACGGCCTTCCAGTTGCAGGCGTGGATGCGCGATCAGGAGACCGGCGTGCGCGGTTACGTCATCACCGGCAATCCCCGATTCCTCGAGCCGTACTACGCTGGCCGAACGGCTGAGGACACCGCCGCAGCCGCGCTACGCCAACGCTTGAGCGGGCACGACGATCTGCTGGCCGATCTCACCGCGATCGAGACTGCAGTTGACCAGTGGCGCACCAGCTACGCCGAACCGGTGATCGCGCGCGTGTCACCCGGCCGGCCCTATCCGCTCAGCCAGGGCGAGGCCGATTCAGGTAAGGCACAGTTCGACCAGTTGCGCTCGCTGTTCGACACACAGAATGAAAACCTCAATGCGGCAAGAACCGTCGCCCGCACCCAATTGCAACAGGACCAGACGTCGCTCAACCGGGTCTTGACCGGCGTGTTGGTCGCGATACTCGCGACCGGTCTGGCGCTGAGTTTGCTTGTGCGCAACGCCGTCGCGCGGCCGGTGGCTGCCGTCGCGGCGGCATGCCGACGGATCGCCACGGGAGATTTCGAAGCGCGGATTCCTGTCGACGGGCCCAGCGACATCCGGGGCATTGCGGTAGACGCGGACGGCATGCGGCGGCGGATCGTCGACGAGCTCGAGACGTCGCAGGCAGCACGGGCCGAGCTCCATGACAGCGAGGAATTGTTCCGAAAGAGCTTCAACTCCTCGGTCGCGGGCAAGCTGATGGTCATCCGCGCGAACGATCAATGGAGTGTCGAGCGTGCCAACCCCTCTGCGCAGGACCAGCTGCCCGGACTGCACGAGGCGATCACAGACCTCGGCGCATTGATGGGTCAGGACGCCGTTGCCGAGCTTTCGACCGCCGCCGACTCGCTCGCCGATGACGGCAGCGCGCGCCTCACCCTGCAACTAGCCGATGGCCGCAGCCTTGACGTGAGTATCGCCGTGATCGGCGATAAGCCCGAAGGAATCCAGTTCGTACTGCACTTCCGCGACGTCACCGAATCGGAGCGGCTGCGTCAGCTCGAACTCGAGGAGATGAACCGGGCCGCCGAAGTTCAGCGCGCACTGGTGCCGGGCGTCCTGCCCGCGACGCCGGGCTGGGGTATCGGAACGTTCACCAGTCCAGCGCGACAGGTCGGCGGAGACTTCTACGACGTGCGCGTGGACCAACCGTCCATCGTGCTGAGCCTCGGCGACGTCATGGGTAAGGGTATGGACGCCGGAATGCTTGCCGCCGCCACCCGCACCGCGCTGCGATCCAACGATCCCGCCACCACCCCGTCTGATGTGCTCAACGGCGCCGCGGGAATCCTCGACGGTGATCTGCGCAGGATCAGCGCGTTCGTGACACTGTCCTATGTCCTGGTCGACATGGACTCGGGCGGCTTCCGATTCGCAGACGCCGGCCACGGCTTGCTCTTCGTCATCCGCACCACTTCAGGCACGGTCGAGCGGCTGTCATCCGAAGACATGCCCGTTGGAGTGGGAAACCACTGGCGGCAGCTCTCCGACAGGCTCGCTTTGGGTGACATGATCCTGCTCGTCAGCGACGGAGTGCTCGACCTGTGGGGCGGTTCGATCGAGGGACTCGAGGACGCTATAGCGCAGTGCGCCAACGGCAATGGGATGAGCCCGCAGGGGGTCGTGGACTACCTGTGTGCGAATGCTGGCGAGTTGGTCGACAGCGATGACGTCACCGCGGTGGCGCTGTCCCGCAACGGATGA
- a CDS encoding ATP-binding protein, whose translation MGEHTMEGLTGPETLDEIQRTLDLAWTEHDVPEYTRMCIELAVSEIGTNIIAYSGDGKPVLMRMVVHVQPDSVTVRFTDDGHPAPLDLTHISMPEEAAERGRGLALAHRVLDELRYWRDPQGNHWKLILRRSP comes from the coding sequence ATGGGTGAGCACACAATGGAAGGCCTGACCGGGCCCGAGACGCTGGACGAGATCCAGCGAACGCTCGACCTGGCATGGACGGAACACGATGTTCCCGAGTACACCAGGATGTGCATCGAACTCGCGGTCAGCGAAATCGGAACGAACATCATCGCGTACTCGGGTGACGGCAAGCCGGTGCTGATGCGCATGGTGGTGCACGTGCAGCCGGACAGCGTGACCGTCAGGTTCACCGACGACGGCCATCCTGCACCGCTCGACCTGACCCACATATCGATGCCCGAGGAAGCCGCGGAAAGAGGCCGCGGACTCGCCCTCGCACATCGCGTACTCGACGAGCTGCGGTATTGGCGCGATCCACAGGGCAATCATTGGAAGTTGATCCTGCGGCGGTCCCCATGA